The Deltaproteobacteria bacterium genome has a segment encoding these proteins:
- a CDS encoding RimK-like protein, with the protein GASYLRLNRDQLPEFELSLIPTEQIILGKAKDFTFQISAETLISVYFRAPIYLRDTYKPSISPDLQLGRSQWAAFIRSFLMFEDVLWVNHPRATYQAEVKPYQLYLANKLGFKTPKTVITNDPEQQVITKPDLIIKTLDPVILSLPQGEAFVYTNFIKRSELQTANLSGAPVILQEAVVPKVDIRVTVIGKNAYPVSKDRTTNRNRKDVLRVDA; encoded by the coding sequence GGGTGCGTCTTATCTAAGACTCAATAGAGATCAACTACCTGAATTTGAGTTGTCACTTATACCAACAGAGCAAATAATTCTTGGTAAAGCAAAGGACTTTACATTTCAAATCTCGGCTGAAACGTTAATATCTGTCTATTTCAGAGCCCCGATATATCTCAGAGACACCTATAAGCCGTCTATATCTCCGGATTTACAATTAGGAAGGAGTCAGTGGGCTGCCTTTATTAGATCATTCTTGATGTTTGAAGATGTACTTTGGGTTAATCACCCAAGAGCGACCTATCAAGCTGAGGTGAAACCTTATCAGCTATATTTGGCTAATAAACTAGGGTTCAAAACTCCGAAAACTGTAATCACAAACGATCCAGAACAACAAGTTATCACGAAACCTGACCTTATAATAAAGACACTTGACCCCGTTATTCTAAGCCTACCTCAAGGAGAGGCATTTGTTTATACCAATTTTATCAAAAGGTCAGAACTGCAAACCGCAAATTTATCAGGCGCTCCCGTTATACTTCAAGAGGCCGTTGTTCCAAAAGTCGATATCCGAGTTACGGTTATTGGGAAGAATGCTTATCCGGTTTCTAAGGATAGAACTACCAATAGAAATCGAAAAGATGTGCTTAGAGTTGACGCATAA